aaagaaactaccgcccaagcttaaagattcgggtagtttcaatattccatgctctatagggggttcggtggaaactaaagctctatgtgatctgggagcaagcattaatctaatgcccttgtctctcttcaaaaggctaggattgggaaaagcaaagcccacaacagtgactttacaactagcggatcattctttgactcatcctcgtgggataattgaagatgtactggtgaaggttggtaagtttatcttccctgctgatttcctaattcttgatatggaggaagattcaactattcccattattttgggaagaccattcttagccacaggccgagcattaatagatgttcaaaagggagagttaaagttgagagtgcaagatgaagaggtcaattttaatgttttttccccaaccgacattcctacctgttgcaagattgagatggtgaagggttcttttgttaaagctgataagaagaaagcaaagcctaaagagcgacttcgaacgattcggcgtcattggaaaagattgatgtgtggtagttctgaaggtgagcttactcttgtgcgAAACTCTAAAATCACCACGATTGGtggtaaattttcttcatttagtacaagggctcttttggatgaaaagggtccgcccaaccccttctgatgggggtTCAGGTAAGTCCTTCTCACCTTGAGTATAATAGCAAATTGgagacaatgtcatatttagtttggggggagagacttaaaatttttaaattctgcactttaatttctgcattttaattatctgttttagtttttttgttttagttaaggaatggcaataagcttgacgataattgtatactgctgattagtgtgatgtgatctgaaattgtaaaataactgtgtgcttgattctgttaactctttggattagtttggatgcttaggaaCCTGTGTTTATCTACAAATAttcaatctgtgaaaattgttataattgttttactatggtttgtggtaagattgacaggatagcttaaaacttgcatgtttattcttttgagacaaaatccttgatagtgttcaattggaatatgacttaggcatttgttggatagtttgagcctttcaagcctaccgtaataatgtgtatccctagttaaccttttgagcctaaacctgttatgtttttcacccatcgatttgaaaaattgcaaccacactattaattttttttcttcaccatgttatccatgatatcataagctacataattagtttgggggaggagaaacatttagtgtgaggaaatagtgagagtgagaaaaacttgtaagattgagaagaaaaaaaattgtgtaattcaatgtcactgaaaaaaaaaatgaaatatgatgaaaaaaaaaacacaataaaaagtaaaaatatgtgtgaaaaaaaaaaattcagtgatgttgaaaaataatagagacgtcttctatcaatcttggtaaatttgggaatattatgggatcttagaaaaaaagaaaagtaagaagcttgtgggttctgtttgtgtgcttattatatcttgagccaaaattgtctttagcctatccctgaatatctgagccatattacctaagccttgaaaagacctaatgattccaaagaatactatcaacattagtggagaaaggtaagcatgcaagcttatgagttatcgggctgtggaactgttggaaagagtaaagcttttataacaatgtttcacatttgaataaatttttgcagttgtacatagtgttattaattgagcattcgagttaattgttagagttagtaggatcaaaattctagtttataCAAGGAAGTaagcagagcatgagtcagcagcgtagtgattatctgatagtgtagttagtatttatcttactcgagggcgagtaagaatctagtttgggggaatttgttaggctaaaattagtctaagtttcgggacgtattttcggttagttttcactctttgtttctagttttaggactattttacgcttgattcttttgtgtcAGGTCcccgggtgtttaaagaaagtatttacaagaattgaggacaagtggtgaaagaattgagaagaaaaaccaaaaaaatatgttgctgccaaatcccgtcgcgacgggacaATATCCTCGTCGCGACGGGGATTGGCAGAGAGAAGTTCGAGACAAAGTtgcttaaccccgtcgcgacgggggcattgccagtcgcgacggggaccccagtgacgggatttttgggcagtttcgtaatttcacgaattttaaagatgagaattggtttaaatagtgagggttcgtgaaaattagggatgattcagaattggaaccctagaaacaaaggaggaggctagaagagcggcttgtggcgacccggatcaattgcttcaactagttctttctcttctctttaatttttctatgttcttttctatttcaatgttaattatggatttgattatggatgttttgaactaaactcctatttagggagaatgatgaatgttgtttaagtttttcctagttaatgattaattgccattcctccattttgattgtgaatactattcatatttgtgtttaatttccatgtgcaagattgatcaccttttacatgttttatgatctcaattcgaaatctgaaaagtgagaattgagaatgctaaaattggatagtctaggttttgatgtgaaacgaaagtatttacatagcctttgtgacatttagattattgcttaatgctgatttcatgttagtttaattaagagattaattagagagcatgaggtttagaacctagaagatctgaaaagagctaggttaattcataatctgtcattcacttcaagagaaggatagcatttaaacattaacattggtaacttaacaacaggattcgtctccctattttcttatcttgattaatcttcctttgttatttttaattttctgaattgtcttatttaattcataaaagtattcttttaccagatagaatcaatagtataatttagtagtaattagtccaattccctaTGGTTCGACCTCatctgtgtgagtttactacttgattgcgtatacttgcgtagtgatcataattttcgcaacaattaataacttgtaatattttggaAATGTTTTACTGGATCTCGGAATAAAATGTACTCTTTTAGATTTATGTTAAAGtatattaattacaagttattatttttattctgtatttttaaagtttaatttttgctCTTGGCTCTAGTAAATCCCAATTTAGCGGGATTAGTGTATGATTAGTCGTAGAACATGGCATTCTTTTTGTTAGGATGTTACATAAACTCTCCCTTATCTTtgtctcttttttctttcttgttcCCTCTTTTTCTGATCTTCTTCTCTTTGCTCCATCAACTCAAAGACTCCTTCATCTGTCACTATTACTTCTGtctttttttttgattttgtcAGTACGAGCTGCTCACTTAATAATAATCCCTTGAGTAGATTCTTGGTGAAATACTCAAATGCATCCTTTGGGGTCACTTCACTAACTTGATACATTATGTTTAAGAACCTTTGTAACAATATTCGtggattctctctctctctctctctctctctctctctctctctctctctctctctctctctctctctctctctctctctctctctctctctctctctctctctctcttccttctcaGTATGATAATGGTCTTTACGTTCTTGACTACTTTTTGCATTTCCCCCATATTGCATGGTGAAATCTTGTATGAGCTCATCAATGGAGTTAATTGACTCTTCCTTCAACTACTTGAACCATATAGAGTCAATCCTGATAGGGTGGTGGAGAAGGCTTTTCATCTAATCATAGGGTTAAAATTTTATTCCAATACTATCCTTTGCTCGAATTGAAGCACATGCTCTAATGGATTCTCTTCTCCATCGAACAATGTGAAGGTTAGCATCGTGAAGTCCTAAGGCTTTGACTCTTCAATGATCCATTTGTCGAATGGAGATCTAGCTACATTCCTCATGCTTCCTCTTTTTAAATCATCTAGCTTCACGACTTTTCCTTCTCCAATTTTAGCCACGACCTCCCTCATAACATGTTCTTTCCATTGTAACAAGTCATGTTTAGACTACACTGGATTCAAAAGCTGAGATTGAATCATAATTAGTGGTATCTTCTGTGTTTCTTTGTCTTGTGCAATGCAATGTTCTACTTCCTTTTATTTGTCATTGCTTGTTGATGAAAAGTACTTCTGAGGTGTTTGCTCTATTCCAACAACGTTTTCAAAAGTCGATAAGGAATCAGATCCTTCTTTTTTTGCAACGATTGATCCTATCTCTTCAGGAAGCTCTTTATTAATTGCTATACCTATGATTCATTTCTTAATTATTTTGCAATGTTTAGAGAGATTCATACTTGTTGCAAATGCTCCTAAAGTATCTCTTCATTTGTTACTAGATTTCCATTACTTGTTTGTCTAGTGTCATGCGGTGCTtgtattttgttcatttgtgtGTGCATGTCTTCTATTTCTTACATGAATTTCTGTAAACACTGTGTAACGTCCTAATGATGTGGTGAGTTTTCATCCTAATCATGTTGATGCCTCTCCTCAGCGAGACGTTGTTCTTGTTAAAATTTCTCCTTGGTGAGGGGTCACAGTTCCTCATTGTGCTTATTTTGTGCAGTCATCCTTTATTTGATTTCTTGCATTTCTATTGCTAAAGAGGTATAGTTGGATCAACAATTTGATTTTATGCATCTCCTTCACTTATAACCACAGTATTCTACGCATTCTCCAACACTTTCTTAAATCCCATCCTAGACTGTAGCCTAGTCTTCAGCATTTTTGTTCTTGTGATTCCCATAGACAACACTGACTGTTGATTCTAAAAACTAACTcaacaataaatttgtattaACACTCGAATTCTTCACACTAGGATTATCCCAATAAAAGATTACAATTTGCTTTATTTCTCAATTTCTCCTAAATAGTCAGTGGTTCGTCTTCGGTCGGTGATCTTTGATTTAAGGAAAGAATACTTCTCGGAGGAGCAATTTAGCAGAATAACGATTTGGCTAGTGTCGTCAATAATTTGTCCCCCGTTTGAATGTTGGAGTTCTCTATTTATAGGCGGGAATCAGTGTCACGTCTTCTCTATTCTCTCTTCAGATTGGTCCACGTGGTTCCAATACCTTATTCCTTCGTGCGCTTTCTCCTTTACTCTGCTGACCAAGCTCTATTCCTCAAGCTACGTTGAACTCAACTCCACTCTTCTTGTAATCACcgctttcttttctttttaagtgACACAATGCATTTTCTCTTTCCTGGCATATGACTTCTATATGACTTTATTAATTTTCACATTCTTACTATATTGAAATTACTTTTATATCTTTAGATTATTTTTATACCTTACAccataaactaaaaattaaaaatttgagaaaaaatttaaaaatagtttccGATGTAATTgtttaaaaattgatttaatAAAGTTACatctttcattaaaaaaaacttataaaattTGAGACAAAATTtagtaaaataattacaaaaataataaataatatttataattaaacaaaatacaaaaaaactcacataaaattatatatattaaaaaattgaacatatataataattcaaagaGTAATATTCATTCGAAATGAaattttaattgtttatttttcaattaaatttaatGATTTATTTTTGCATTATAAGTAATATTCAATGGTGTTTATTCAATTAAATCCGTACTATTTTGTTCATAGTGCATCCAATCTACACTAAGTGcgaatttcatattttggatctaaTCCAATTCACACAATagcttaaatccaatccaatctaatccgcaaAAGTACTGATTGGATcgattattttgaattaattactttttaatattaaattatttaatatttatgaataaaaaatattttttttcttcacataactagcaataaaataaaacaaattattgttattttatgtctccaacaacaaattagaataaataaaataacaaataacaaattcaaaggaagaaaaaaaattgtatatataaataaaatatttaattttgttttaaattgttatgtagaaaaaaagttgtatataagaatgaaatatatatttgatctattaagttttgaaatataattgtattatatgtgttAGGGCCCGTTTGGAATAGCTTTTTAAAAAGTTGAAAGTGCTTTTTGAAAAAGTTGTTGCTTAAAAAGTGtttggtaaaataaaaaaaatagcttattttaaaatttaagctaAAATTGTGGCTTTTAGTTAAAGTTGGCACACACCAACTTTTAGATTTTAGCTTTTACGGGAAGCTGAAATTTGggtttaatgaattttttagTTGACCCAATTACCctcatttaaattaaaaaactatCATTTTATTGAGGGTTTTTTTCAATCGTAAAATCAACCCAGACATATTGTATATTGCGGCTCCTCAAGTTCAATCGCAGGAATCTTCTCCTTCCCCGATCACTCGCACCGCCGTTTGCCAACACCGTCATCAATAACTCTGCACAATTAAGGTTTATCTCTTAACTTTTCCTTTGAATGCCAtagaaatattttttgatttttcttttcaatcgaaccaatttctttcttttcaatttcttttatgtgattatcattttagatgataAAATGTTCACTGTAAAATGATGCATCGATAGGTTCAACTGGGCTTCCTATATCATTACAATAAGTTCACAACATTTATGTTTAATAAAAAAGAAGCAAAACCGTGAATAgtaataattcaaaaataacaaataaagtcATGTGATTAGATGTGTACTTTTTAATACATTCAAATGGTACTTTACTGTATTAAATGGTTCAATCTCATTATTGTTGTAGTAGATAATATTGATAGCCCAGAAATCTTGAATCTAATGTCAaagtgacaaaaaaaaaaaaaccaactttAACATTAGAAAATGATAGAACCATTTTGGCATTAAGTAAAAGATTAGATACTTATCAGGAATGATAGAGAGAAGAAGACGCTCACCTCCATTAATGATTCATCTAAGCTTAGATCACTGTAACAAAAATGGGTTTGTTCCTCTTTAGTTATCAAAGAAGAAAGTTCATcacttttccaaaataaatCATTTTCTAGCAAAACCAATGGAAAAAAATTGTTACTTTTTCTCACACCCATTATCACAGTTCttactctcttcttcttcttctttttcctcAAACTCATCTTCAAAATCTTCTTCCTCACAGAACAAGGTATCAAGAACCATTGAAGGATTTTGTAGGTCTTGAACCTCATCAAAATAGGTCATTTTTTATTCTTCCaagaaaaataaagtagaataaaaatcacaactttaCTCTTTATTAGTATGCCATGAAACTGAAAAATGTAAAGCTTTAAAAGCCTAAACCCCAAATACCCAtattctatatctatatatgtatCGGCAAGCCTTACTTTTACTTTCTCTTTCTACAATATGATGAgaaagtgagagagagagataaataAGTCAATAGTAAACCTTAGTCTTATATATGTGTCAGGGCCGGCCCAAGCATTTTGGGGGCCTTGTGCAAAATGTAAAAATTGGGccctttagaaaaaaaaaaaaaaaaaaaaaaaaaaaaaaaacaaccatGTACATTATAACTACAATTTTATtagtagctttttttttttaagattgtttcataaatttttaattatagatttttttatttatgtatatataatatgaaaaaaaataaaaagaaaaaaataggccttttttttaaaaaaaaaaaaaaattgggccttAAAAAAATAGGGGCCTTGTGCAATGGCCCAAGCTGCCCAATGCTTGGGCCGGCCCTTATGTGTGtatgttgaaaattatatataaaaagacaGATCAAATCAgaactatataaaaataatatatatataatcaaggtAATTAAGCTTACCACTACTGTAAACTAGATAGACTGACCTTAACTCTTGGCATCATAGTATTACTCATATCTATATAATAACTAGTTAATTATAGTACTGGTACTATATTTTGATGAGAGTACTAACAAAAAACTAtgcaagaacatatatatatattatatacatataaatattagaaaatcaGTGTTTACATTACTTTGGTCTCACTTTAAAATTctactttatgataaaaattTTAAGTACCCAAATAGAATAGAATGATGATGAGGCTATCATCATAATTATTATGTGTTTTTCGTGTTGGATTATTCTTTAGCTTTATGACtcattattttactttttacttcttaataaaacttattattttaatttaattagatggagaaagaaaaaaatatttgtacTAAAGGTGATGTAGCAGTACCACGAGGTAAAGCAATATGGAATTCTGAGAGTGTGAATTTTTTCTTGGAATTCTGTATCAAAGAGGTTGAGGATGGACATCGTCCTACTACTTATTTAGATAAAATTGGATATCTAAACTTGAttacaaatatgaaaaaagCAACTGAAAGAGATTACACTAGAGCCCAGCTAAAAAATAAATGGGATGGATTGAAAAATGAATGGAAGCTTTGGAAGCAACTCAAGGGAAAAGAAACTGGTTTAGGATGGAGTATGCAAAAGAATACAATTGATGCAACTGAAGATTGGTGGAATAGTAAATTACAGGTACATTAtaatcttgttaaatatttatatgaacTAAAAGACTTTTTTATGAATGGTACATTTAATCAACAAACTTTCTTTTGTAGACTCATCCCGATGCTGCAAAGTTTCGCATTCGGGGAATTGAACCAGAAGTAGAGGAAAAATTAGATAAGATTTTTATGAACACTGTTGCTACAGGAGAGTATGCTTGGACACCTTCATCTGGAATAATTCCATCTGAGTCTGAAAAGCCTTTTAATGATACTGAAACCTTACATGAACAACTTGAGAGTAGTGATGATGATATAGAGATGCCTAATATTGATAGATTTTCTAAAGAGAAAACTAGCAAGAGAACAACTGAGCCACTtgagaaacaaaataaaaaaatgaaaaatggaaAAGGAAAAATGAAGAAGACAGGGCCCgtaatgatatttgaacaaattGGTCGCCTTGCTGATGccgtggagacaagaagtagaAATATTGAAATAGCTAGAAAAGAGAATAGTATTGCCGAAGTTATGAAAATGTTAAATTCTTTGCCTGAAATCGAGAAAGGGAGCAGcttgtatttatttgcaacGCGCTTGTTTATCatgaaagagaagagagagatgtTTGCTTCATTGGAAGAACCTGAGTTAATGCTTACTTGGCTCAAGAATGAGTATACTCTGGA
This Cannabis sativa cultivar Pink pepper isolate KNU-18-1 chromosome 6, ASM2916894v1, whole genome shotgun sequence DNA region includes the following protein-coding sequences:
- the LOC115724735 gene encoding L10-interacting MYB domain-containing protein-like, encoding MEKEKNICTKGDVAVPRGKAIWNSESVNFFLEFCIKEVEDGHRPTTYLDKIGYLNLITNMKKATERDYTRAQLKNKWDGLKNEWKLWKQLKGKETGLGWSMQKNTIDATEDWWNSKLQTHPDAAKFRIRGIEPEVEEKLDKIFMNTVATGEYAWTPSSGIIPSESEKPFNDTETLHEQLESSDDDIEMPNIDRFSKEKTSKRTTEPLEKQNKKMKNGKGKMKKTGPVMIFEQIGRLADAVETRSRNIEIARKENSIAEVMKMLNSLPEIEKGSSLYLFATRLFIMKEKREMFASLEEPELMLTWLKNEYTLEYNYNA